The DNA sequence GGGCGCTATAAGCCCCAGGTGGCCGAAGCGGTATCTGATGACGACCCGGCGGAGCTAATTCGCGAGGTACTGGAGATTGAGAAGGAGATTACGATGGGATTAACGAAGCTGCTTAAAGAAGTGGAGCCCGCTGGGTAGGTGCTGATATACCGTCTCCGTTTCGAAAAATAAATCTTTATTTAGAAAATCTGGCTCTATGGCAAGCGAAAGACAAAGCTACCTGGGTTAAGTCTCAGCTAAATAAAAAGTGTCCAATAAGCCGAAATCTTTTTGTTGCATAAAGACGTTCTTTTGGCAAATTTTGAGGTAAAGATGGCACCTGATCAAGCCGACCAACGAACCGGTCAATTTAGCACTTGGATTTCTGGGGTAGTGATATTTTCCTTGGTTATTTGGCTCACTCTTTTAATTCCTCGGGCTATTATTCTGATGATTGCATATGAAGTAAAAAATGCAGGAGATAAGAGTATTATTGTAAACACCGCAGACGACTGTAATGGAGGCTTAAGACATCAGACACAGGGCGAGTGCCTTGTAGGCTTTTCCAAACATGAAAACTATCAATCTGTTCGTACGATGATTATTACTGGACAATATCTGGTCTCTGTTACAGCTGCTATCATACTTGCATCTCTTGTAAAAACTGAAGATAGCAACTAATATCACATCTTATTTTCGTCCTTAATTGAATGGGAAAAACGCCATTTTATTCTGCAAATTCAACTGCATTTGGAGCCGGGAATATTTATTCTTCATGCGCTTTACCTCCGAGTAAATAGCACGACAGATAAATTTCACAGTATATTAGGCCATGAGATCGCGCTTTACCAGAAGAGAACCAGTTAAGAGGCTGTATTAAGGCGCAACAACTCGGAAATAATTAAATCTTGCACCACATATAAAATTGCTTGCCAGGTTTCGGCACTTGGCAAGCAACGCACAATCTAAAGACTTGAAAGATACGAAATCAATAAGGAAAAAATGAACTGGCTAGAAGTAAGTCTTGGGGCTCTAGTTAAAATCAAGGGAGGCGGAACCCCTAGTCGCAAAATTCCAGAATACTACGAAGGTGAAGTCCCTTGGGCAACAGTCAAGGACTTGAAGGGAATGTATATATCTGAGACACAAGAATACATCACACAGGATGCTATTAAAGATAGTGCTGCTAACTTAATTCCTGCTGGCAATATCATTCTTTGTACCCGCGTTGGACTAGGAAAAGTTGCAATTAATACTATTGACATTGCGATAAATCAAGACTTGAAGGCTTTGTTCTGTTGTGAAAGTTTGCTACCTAAGTATCTACTCTATTACCTAAGCTCACTAACTACGTTAATTCAGTATCAAGGGGCTGGGGCCACCGTGAAAGGTATCACTATTGAGCAAGTCAAACACTGGCCTATCCCCTTGCCACCGATCGCAGAACAAAGACGCATTGTAGAAATTCTCGATCAGGCCGATTCGCTACGAAAGAAGCGGGCGGAAGCCAACGTCAAAGCCGAGCGCATCTTGCCAGCCCTCTTCATTAAAATGTTTGGCGATCCAAAAGAGTGGGATGAAAACAATTCAATCAAGCCTCTTGGTGAGTTAGTAGAGTTTCAGAGTGGTGGCACACCTTCTAAAAAGAAGCCAGAATACTGGGAAGGTCAGATCCCGTGGGTTTCTCCAAAAGACATGAAAAAGGATCTTTTGCTAGATGCAATGGATCATATTTCTGAGCTAGCGATAGAAGAGACTCCTGCCAAGTTGGTCCCTAAAGACTCAGTTTTAATCGTTGTAAGAGGTATGATTCTCGCTCATACTGTGCCTGTCGCCTTAGCAGGTGCTGAATTGACAATCAATCAAGATATGAAGGCTCTTATTCCCAAAACGGATGAGATTAATTCTCTTTATCTTTTCTCGGCTTTGAAAGCTTCTCATTCACGATTGCTGGCACAAGTTGGTACGGCAGGTCATGGTACTCGAAAGCTAGATACACGTTTTTTGATTGAATTGCCTATCATGATTCCCTCAAAGTCCAAATTAAAAACCTTTGAAGCAGCCTTGGAGATAGGTAAGAAGGCTACTGGGCAAATAAACTACACGGCCTCGAAACTCGAAGCCCTCTTTCAAAATCTGCTTCACCGAGCCTTCTCTAGCGATCTCACCGCCGAGTGGCGTAAGGCCCATATGGCCGAGCTGTTTCAAGAAATGGAGCACCAAGCCAAGGTACTGGGCCTAGAGCGTGCAGTAGAGTATGAGCAGTTGGGAGTGTTGGAATAGCTAGCCCTGAGTCGCAGGTAACGCGGGATCGTTTTATGGCAGAGACCACTACACTACATCCCCTTCAGACCAATACCTGGGTCAAAGCCTCTTGGATGGTGAACACGGCAGGTCTAGAGGTCATTGCCTTTGAGGTAGCCGAGGGGCATAACGGTTGCATTGAAACCTCCCAAGCATTACCCAACCTTAAGATTGTCTTGGTGAATAAAGCTCTAGGCCGTTCTGCCGCTGAGGACAACAGTACGATTGAGCGCTGTCTGCTGGCGCAATTTGGAAACCCTAACCTATGACCGCCAGCGCCATTACCGCCCTGCACCTGGGTAACTTCAAAGCCTTTGCCAACCTTCAGCGGATACCCCTTAAGCCGCTGACGTTGATCTATGGGCCAAACAGCTCCGGCAAATCGAGCATTATCCATAGCCTACTGCTAGCCCGCCACGGTCTAGAAACTGGCGAACTCGACGCCTACAGTACCAGCATTGGCGGTGATGCGGTCGATTTGGGTGGCTTTGGCCAGTACGTGTATCGACGCGATCGCACCAACCGGGTGGAATGGGGCCTAGAGTTAGACCCCCGCCAGCTCTCTGGGCCGCTAAAAGAGTTTTTGCAGCCAATTGACTCCCTAACCGTCTCTATCACAATCGGCCTTGATGGCGACGAGGTGCGGGTGCAGTCGTTTTCTTTAGAAGGCGATGGCGACGAGATTATCTATATGAGTGCCCGCCGAGGCGGAGAAATTTTGCGGTGCGATCGCCTTAACTACGACCATCCCATCATCGCCCAAATTATTGATGCCACCGTTGCCACCCAAACCACGGCTACCCAAATCACCGATACAGACCGAGAGGCCATCAAAGCCGCAATTAACGAGCTAGCGCCAGAGATTACGGCCCAAGCCTTAAACTGGCTGCCCCCAGGCATTATCTTCAATCTGGAGGAAGGTGAACCAACAAAGCCGAAAAAGAACTGGAAGCTAAGGGGTGTCCTATCGGCAGCTGTTGCTGCTGGGGCCATCACTGGTCCCGTAGGGATGACGCTGGGAGCAGCAACGTTAGCCGGGGCAGCAGCCTTCACCCGAGCTATGTCGCCCATTGGCTCGGGGGGGTCGGGCGATCGCCAGCAGGATTTAGTCACTGTGCTTCAGTTCTGGCTTATTCGCCGCCTGCACGACCTAATCTTGGGCATTTCTCAGGCGATCGAGTCCGACTTCAAACATTTTCGATATCTTGGTCCGTTTCGCTCCTACCCACCGCGCCATTTTGGAGCAGCGCGCCAACAAGACCCCAACTGGGATGCCGGGGGCGGAGCTGCCTGGCAAACCTTACTGACCAACGCCAAAGTTCGCGAAAAGGTAAACTACTGGCTATCTGATCCAGAGCGAATGAAAACCCCTTATGAACTGGTTTTACGAGAGCTGATTGCTGGTTCTGACCTAGCTGCCGACCTGCTGCCCCTAATTAACGAAGGATTTCAACAGCTCGCCGTTAAGCTCATTGCTCATGCCTCAAGCTTCGGCAGCGAAACGCAGTCTGAGGTAGAGCGGCTGATGGGTGATTTTGAAGCCTCCCCAGCCCATGAGGTACACACCCTGCCCGAAATTGAAGAACTCGTCTCCATCCTCTTAGATACCGAAGAAGTATCCGAGAGCTGGATTAAACAACTCACCGCCGCCAGCAGTGAACGCACCGTTAATTTAGTGCTGGTTGATCAACGCTCTCAAACCCCCGTTAGCCACCGCGATGTGGGCATTGGAGTCAGCCAGGTCATGCCCATTTTGGTTTCCTGCTACGCCCTAGAGAAGGCCAAAGTGGCGATCGAGCAACCCGAGTTGCACTTACACCCTCGTCTACAATCCGAGCTGGCCGACGTATTCATCGAGTCGGCACTGGGAGAGCAAAAAAATACCTTCATTCTTGAAACCCACAGCGAGCACCTGCTGCTGCGGATTATGCGCCGGATGAGGGAAACCTATAGCGGTACCCTCCCTGAGGGCTGCCTACCCATTACCCCAGAGGATGTCTGCGTGCTCTATGTAGACCCGGCTGGAGCCTCTAGCATTGTGCAAGAAATGCCCCTAAACCCACGAGGAGAATTAGTCAGAGCGTGGCCCGGTGGCTTCTTTGAAGAAGGCTTAGACGAGGTATTTGCCTAGCCATGCTGGTAGAGTACGCCCTAGTTCCAGACGTGCTGAATGCGACCTGCTATAGCAGTCCTGAGCTATGCGAGGCTCATTTACAAATTCTCAAGCCCATCCTGCTCGAAGAAGCCTTGATGCGCGACCTACGAGGAGGCGAGTGGTGGAATTACCTGCGAGATTGGATTAAGGCATTACCTGAACAATGCCACCCCAAAGCCAAAGAACTGCTGAAAAAGCTCAAGCAGAAAGAACGCATTCGCACAGTATCCTTCTGTGGACCGCAGCAACCTAGCTGCCCTGCCGCCTGGCTAGAGGAAGCCTTGGCCTCTCATAGCTGGCAAAATTTAGTGGGAGTTATTACCCTCTCCGAAGTCGCCCGCCAACATCGCGATAACCCTCTCATTACCTCTATCGACAAGCTCAACAACGCCGACTGGCTAAGAAGACGCGAGTCTTCGATTGAAATCCCCAAACAGAGCAGCACCTATCTTCAGCATCTGCGGCTGTTGCTCAACCACGCCAACTCAATTCTCTTTATCGATCCTTATCTAGATCCGACACAGTCCCACTATCAAGAATTCCATTTCCTCCTCAAAGCTATCAACCAAAAAGATATTTCTCCCTTGATTGAGCTGCATGTAGCGGCTAAAGGGATAGATAGGAATGGGGGCGATCGCAGTCAGTTCTCCCTAGCAGAGTGGAAATCTCGATTCCACCCATTGCTTCATGCTTTGGAAGAGTCTGGTCTAGGGGCAGAGGTCTTTATCTGGGAATACTTTCACGACAGATTCATCCTTACTAATCTAGCTGGGATTACGCTAACAGGAGGTTTAGATGTTATTCAGGATCCAAAAGCACGAGTAATCTGGAGCCGCCTACCCAACAGCCTTCGCGACGAAAAGCAGAGAGATTTTGCCCTCAACTCCCCCAAACACACCCTGAAGTATCGCTTCAAACTGGCTTGATTGAATCTTTTGGGAGAACAAAATCAAAGATAGTATTTTTCATTCTTACTCAAATAGCTTTATATCCCCCTATTACGAAGAGATGAGGAGTTGCGCGCAAGCCAGCCAAATACTCCCTTTTTGTAGGAACTCAGTATAGCTTTGGCTAAATTAGGCACATGCAGCACCGCAGTGTCACCCGCGAGGAGCCAAAGTCCATGAGCACCCCTATTTCCTTCAATCCCGAACAGCAAAATGTTATTCGCCACATCGAAGGTGGTCTGCTCGTTTTGGCTCCCGTTGGCACCGGCAAAACCTCTGTGCTCTCAGAACGGGTAGCCGAAGCCATTAAGCGTGGTATTTCTCCTGACCGTATTCTCTGCCTCACCTTCACTAACCGAGCAGCCATGGAAATGGGCGATCGCCTAGCCCAATCCTTGCCCGACGTTCGTCGCCAGCTCACCATCAAAACCTTTCACGGCCTCTGCGCCTGGATGCTCCGCATAGAAGCCCAGACCATCGGCCTACCCGCTGACTTCGTTGTCTACGACGACAACGACTGCTTCGACATCTTGAAGTCACTATCTTGCTTGGAAAAAGACCGAGATGTTTGGAATTTGATGGGCATCATCACTGATTGCAAGTCTAAAGCGCATCAGGATCAGCTCTCTCTAAAACTAACCCTAAGTGACCTATTTACCTCACTTGATGACCGTATCCGCCCGATCGCTCTCAAGTATCAAAAGACCCTCAGTGATCGTCATGCCCTCGACTTTGCCGATCTGATCTTCTTCACCCGGTCAATGCTGCATCACATGCCAAAAGTTGCTGAACGCTGGGCCAACCGCTTCAACCTGGTGCAGGTAGATGAAGTTCAAGATACTCACCTGGGTGAATACGAAATTGTCAGCCACCTGGCGCGCAAAAGCGGCAACCTGGCTCTAATTGGCGATCTAGATCAGACTATCTACGCCTGGCGTGGCTCTGAGCCAGCGGTTGTCTTAGAGCGCTTTAAGGTCGAGTTTAACTCGACGGCCTACTCTCTCTCCCTCAACTATCGCGCTACACAAACCCTGTTGCAGGCTGCCTCTGCCTTCGCCAATGAGTTTAACGAACGCCACACCTCTATTGAACCGTCTCCGACCTGTGCGATCGGCGAAAAGATTATGGTTTACACCGCTGCCGACGAAACCAAGGAAGCTGAATGGATAGCGAGGCAAGTAGCAACCTTGGCCGGGAATTCTCCCAATTTTCGGTACAGCCGCTTAGCTGTACTCACACGCACCCATGCACGGGCTCAATGCATCGCATCTATCTTCGCTAAAGCTGACATTCCTTGTGTCACCGTTGAGCAATACCAGTTCTTCATGCGTAAGGAAGTCAAAGATGTCTTGGCTTATCTACGCTTCATTACTAATTCCTTTGATGCCGGTGCATTCAAGCGGTTAGTCACCACCCCTAGCCGAGAGATTGGCCTAACCACCCTCCGCTCAATTTATAGGGAGGGCCAACCCTGCGGATTTCGCGTAACCGATTTGGCCCTACCTCAACCGTTTGTGAATGATGACCCTCTAGGAGCTGTCACGGAGGCTTTTCTCCACGGCACCATGGTCGTCTTTGATGTTGAAACGACAGGTACTGCCGTTGGTAGCGACATTGTTGAAATCGCAGCCGTCAAGTTAGTGAACGGTCAACCCATGGACCAGTTTCATGCCTATATTTCGGATGCTACCGATGTCGGTGACTCCGAGCAAATCCATGGCTACGACAATGATTTCTTAACGCAAAATGGCCACCCTGCCCAAGCTGTACTGCAAAGCTTCTGCGAGTTTGCCGGTAAATCGCTGCTAGTCGGTCACAATGTTGGGTTTGACATCAAAATGGTGATCGCACATGCCCAAAAGGTTGGTATTCAGGCCCCCATCTGGCAGTGGGCCGACACCTGGAACCTAGCCAATCGATTCCTCAGGGCTGAAAGCTACAGCCTCGAAAACTTAGCCAGCCAGCTCAACCTAGCCTCTACGCCTAACCATCACGCCATGGATGATGTGCTGACTACAGTGCAGCTATTAGGTCATCTAGTGCCACTAATTCAGGAGACTGCCAGCGATCGCGTAGCAATATACTACAAGTATGGAGAAAAATTTGCTCCCCTCGCCGACGAAATTGCCCACTGGAAGGCTCTCAGTCAAACCATTCGACCAGCTCAGCTCTTGATCCATATCCTCAACAGTTCAGGCTTGGCAAGTCTCTACGGGCAGGCCCCTGACCGCGTGCAAAATCTTAAGCAACTAGTAGTCATCTTTCGTACCCAAGATGACGCTGCTCTGCATCCAGACACTGCTCTAAGAAGCATTCTAGAGTTTACGGCACTAGCTAAAAATTTAGACCACATTTCAGAGCAGGACAATCAAGCTGTCATTATTACAGCCCATCAATCCAAAGGGTTAGAGTTTGACCACGTCTTCGTTGCTGGGATGTCTGACGGCGAGTTCCCAGGGTTCTACAGCATTGAGAATGGAAATGTAGAAGAAGAGAAACGTCTCTTCTACGTTGCCCTAACACGGGCCAAAAAGCGCCTTCATATTTCATGTTTTGCTGAAAATAGGTGGGGGTCTCAGTCTCCAAGCCAGTTTTTAGCGGCCTTACCACCAGCACTAGTTGAACTAAGTTTTTGATTGTTTCTTTTCAGATAGAAAATTAAAGGCCTAATCTAAATATGTTGCAGTACAATTGAACTAAATCTCGAAGCTTAGGCGCTGTGAGTCAGAAAACGATTCAATGTAAGCTTGTCGCCTCACCCGCAACCCGGCAACACCTGTGGATGCTGGCCGCAAAAAAGAACACCCCATTAATCAATGCCCTCATTCAAGCCGTCGTCACCCACGACGATTTTGAGACCTGGCGACTCAAGGGTAGGCACCCCACCGATGCCATCACCCAGCTTTGTAAAAGCCTGAAGACTGAGACTCCCTTCTCTGGCCAGCCTGCTCGGTTTTATACATCTGCTGAAAAAGCCGTCAACTATATCTTCAAGTCCTGGTTTACCCTCCAGAGTCGCCTCCAGCGCCAAATAACTGGCAAGCAGATGTGGCTAACTATCCTCAAAAGTGATGAGGAGCTAACCGAGATGTGTGGCCAGGATTTAGACACTGTCCAGAAAAAAGCCGTTCAAATTCTGGCTCAGCTTGAAAAAGCTGTTGAGATAGATGAGACCGAGGGCAGCCAAGGCAAATCAAAAAAAGACGTGATTAGGGCGCAACTCTTCAAAAAGCACGATGGTGCCAAACAATCCTTAATCCGCTGTGCCACAGCTTATTTACTCAAAAACGGGGGCAAGATTCCCGACCAGTCGGAAGACCCCGAGAAATTTGCCTATCGCCGCCGCAAAGCCGAAATTCAGGTGCAGCGCCTTCAAGACCAACTCGAAGCCCGTATCCCCAAAGGACGAGACTTGACCGGGCAAGCCTGGCTCTCGACCCTACTAACTGCCACTACCACCGTGCCCAGGGACAACCGCGAGCACAAGCAGTGGCAAGACAAGCTGCTGGCCCAGCCTCATACCATCCCCTTCCCCATCTTGTTTGAAACCAACACAGATTTAGTCTGGTCTCAAAACCAAGCCGGTCGCCTCTGTGTGCGCTTCAGCGGGCTCAAAGAGCATACCTTTCAGATTTTCTGCGATCAACGGCAGCTTCCTTGGTTCCAGAGATTTCTAGAAGATCAAACAACCAAACGGGCCAGCAAAAACCAGCATTCCAGTGCCCTCTTTACCCTGCGTTCAGCCCGCATCTTTTGGCAAGAAAGCGATCGCAAGGGCCAACCCTGGGAAACCCACTATCTCACTCTATTCTGTACCGTTGACGTTCGCCTCTGGAGCGCCGAGGGCACCGAGGAAGTGCGCCAGGAGAAAGCTGTAGGGACCGCCAGAGCGCTGACCCGGATGAACGAAAATGGCAGCCTATCTGATACCCAGCAAAGCAAAGCAAAGCGGCTCACCTCTACCCTAGAGCGGATCAACAGTCCCTTCGACCGCCCCAGCCAACCCCGATTCCCAGGCCAATCCCATATCATCGCTGGCCTTAGTCTAAGCTGGGATAACCCTCTAACTCTAGCTGTTTGGAACGCTAAGACCCAGGAAGTGCTGGTGTACCGAAGCCTCCGGCAGCTACTTGGGAAAGACTATTCCCTCTTTCTCCGGCAACGGCGAGAACAAGGTAAACAATCCCACGATCGCCACAAAGCCCAGCGACAGGGCAAGAACAACCAGTTTGGCACCTCTAACGTGGGGGAGCACGTAGATCGCCTGCTGGCTAAGGCTGTGGTGGTCACAGCTCAGCAATACGGAGCGGGTAGCATCGCGATTCCCAAGCTGGACAACATCCGTGAGATTCTCAACGCCGAAATTCAGGCCAAGGCCGAGCAGAAGGCCCCAGGCTCCATAGAAGGCCAGAAACGCTATGCCAAGCAGTACAAAAGCAGCATCCACAAGTGGAGCTACGGCAGGCTGCTAGATCAAATCGCGAGCAAAGCCGTCCAGAATGGGTTAGCCATAGAAGCCGTTAAACAGCCCTTGCAGCAGAATGCTGGGGAGATGGCGAAGGCAGTTGCGATCGCAGCCTATGAATCCAGACAGGCAATAGTATCTTAGAACTAGAGCCTGCACTACAATAGGCCAAAAGCTTTGAACCTAGAAAACTGAATAACTGAATAGTTTAATAGCGCCGCGACTCATGCTTTGGCCTCTGAGTCGTGTGAAATAAGGGTTAGTTTGACTGTCGGATGACAGCCGTGCTTTCTGGCCCTGGTAGCTACTTGCCCTGATGCTGTCAGACGAAAGGCTTAGGCTTTTCCGAAGAGATTAAGTCGTAGTTGACGTGCTAGTAACCTCAATTATGGCGTAGGTGCGCTCCCAGCAATAGGGGTGCAGATGTACTGCTATAGCGGCTACCAAATCACCCCCGAGCAAGGGGGAACTCGCTCCAATACTGCGTTTGAGGGTCTTCCTCAGGGTGTAGTTATCCTGAGCGATCTGCGCAAAGTCTGAAGTGCCTATCAAATAGTCGTTCTAGGTCTTTGTAAAGGTCAAAAGATCCACTAAATTAGTCAGTACAGTCGGGATAGATGAGCCGATTCGCTTAAATGACTTCTAAAAGCCTTGACTTGATTGCTTTTAAGGAGCCTGCGGTCACAATCAACTATCCTGACCAGGGGAGGTTGAAAGTGGAAGAACACAAATGGACACCGCCGCCTTTTTAATTGTTACAATCAACCACCTTGAACAGGGGATGTTGAAAGTTGTGGCAGTGGAATCCCGCTCCTGGCAAAACTGGTATCCTTTCAACCACCCTTGACAAAGGTGGTTAAAGATCAGATTCAGGCAAGGCTTAAGCGAGTTGAAAGAAGGCAGTGGATTGTGATTCTTGCATGAATCGACATTTAACCACCGCAGCAAGGAAATAAACGACACTTATTCTGTCACCGCCTCTTTAGCGACAGCAGTATGTCTCGATGACACTAACTTGTCACTGATGACAGCAATGTGTCATCGATGACAAATAAAGTGTCACTGTACATAAAACAAGGGCGGATGATGGGGCTCGAACCCACGAATGGTGGAATCACAATCCACTGCCTTAACCACTTGGCTACACCCGCCGTATTCGCGATACTTAATATAGCATCGATGATCACCTCAGTGCCACGACTGAACTAACTTTTATTCTGATCGTTTCCAAAGCCGAGATACCGTAGCGTAGAGCTAACCTGCAAACATTTGAAGGGACTGAGGTTCAGCCCGGTGAGGGTAGCTGTTTTTGCTGTTAGGCGACAAAGTTGTGCAGTATTGGGCTTTGTCTGTCTTTGGGTTTGCCATGCCGGTTTCCATCATCATCCCCACTTGGAACGAAGCGGCTTGTCTGGGCCGTACCCTAAATGTCTTGCAGAGTCTCAACCCACCTCCGCGCGAAATTTTATTGGTGGACGGGGGCAGCCACGATCGCACCCTGGAGATTGCCCACTCTTGGGTCGATCGCCTGCCATTAACGGTGCTCCAAGCTCCCGCCCCGGGGCGATCGGTGCAGATGAATTGGGGGGCCGCTGCCGCCAAGGGCGACGTGCTGTGCTTTCTTCACGCCGACACCCTCATTCCCGACGACTTGGTACAGGTAGTAGAAAACACCTTAGCTAACCCGACGGTAGCTGGTGGTGGGTTTATTTCTCTAATGGCTGGACCGCAAAAAACTCGCTGGGGTATTTCGCTGCACAATGCCCTCAAAACCTACTATGCGCCGCTACTGTTTCGGCCCCATTTATTTATGCGTGGGCTGCGCTTGCTGTTTGGCGACCAGGTCATGTTCTGCCGCCGAGCTGACTTTATTGCCTGTGGCGGATTCGACCCAGCCCTGCCGATTATGGAGGAAGCTGACCTATGCCTCAAGCTTTGCCGCCTGGGTCGCTTGTGCCAGCTCAGCCGAGTCGTTCAATCCTCGGACCGGCGGGTAGCTGCTTGGGGAACTTTAAGGGCCAACGCCATCTATTTGATGATCGGGGTGCTGTGGGGCATTGGGGTACCTGCTACTACCCTAAAGCGATTTTATGAAGAGGTCCGCTAGGTCGGCAAACGGATAAAATTCTCAAGCCGTTTGTATGAGAGTGACTTCATAGCGATGGCCCCTGTGTTTAGGCTACCCGGTCAGTACTACCAGCAAAAATTGGGGGTAGTGCGTGGTATACAGCGCTCGCGATCAAAAGCAATACAGACCGTTCTGGTTACTTTGGCGACACTGTAAATCTTCAACAGCTAGACCAAAACCGACGACGCACAACCATTTCGACGGTTTAGCCAAGGCGAAAGAACTTCGCCACTGAAGATGTGTAAAGTTTCTTTACGTATTTCCGGGTTTAAATCTGCTTCACAAAGTTGGGCGTAGTTGGCATGAAAACCTTACCCAGCAGGGTTGACTTGAACAAGGTTCAAGTGCCCGGCATAGGAGCGTTTGCATGAGCCCCCTTGATGCTGAAGCCCCCAATTCTGAGATTCTCCCGGCCCCTACTCAGCCCCTTGCCTTTGTCGAAGCTAATGATGTTGGAGAACAGCCTGACGGTGCCTTCTCTGTCGTTGCTGATCTAGTACAGCCATTGGCGTCAATCTCTGGCAGCCTCTCTGGAGATGCCGATCTCTTTCAAATCTTCATTTCGGGCGAGCAGCCCTTTTCTGCAACGACGCTAAGTGCAGCAACCTTGCTCGGCCTGCCCATCGACAATGCGTTGGGGATCCCCAACAGCCTGCTGGAAGATCCCCAGCTCTTTCTATTCGATAGCGTGGGCAACGGCGTCTATGGCAACGATGATCTATTTGGCTCGGCCCAGGCAACCTTGCCCTCCAAATCAAGCTTGCTCACTCCCGGCATTTACTACCTGGCCATTTCTGGGTTTGATTACGACCCCATCAGCACCGGTGGGGAAATCTTTCCCGACGAATCCTTAGATGGCGTTTTGTTGCCCACCGGGCCGAGTGCAGGCTCCCCGCTAGTGGGGTTTGCTGGCGAGGGTGCCTCTGGTGGTGCCTACACCATTGCCCTGACCGGTGCCCAAACCGTCGCGCCGACCCCGCCGCCCCAAGAATTTGACCTGTTGGGACTGACCGACGACAACCAGCTCGTGCTGTTTTCT is a window from the Leptolyngbya subtilissima AS-A7 genome containing:
- a CDS encoding restriction endonuclease subunit S, whose amino-acid sequence is MNWLEVSLGALVKIKGGGTPSRKIPEYYEGEVPWATVKDLKGMYISETQEYITQDAIKDSAANLIPAGNIILCTRVGLGKVAINTIDIAINQDLKALFCCESLLPKYLLYYLSSLTTLIQYQGAGATVKGITIEQVKHWPIPLPPIAEQRRIVEILDQADSLRKKRAEANVKAERILPALFIKMFGDPKEWDENNSIKPLGELVEFQSGGTPSKKKPEYWEGQIPWVSPKDMKKDLLLDAMDHISELAIEETPAKLVPKDSVLIVVRGMILAHTVPVALAGAELTINQDMKALIPKTDEINSLYLFSALKASHSRLLAQVGTAGHGTRKLDTRFLIELPIMIPSKSKLKTFEAALEIGKKATGQINYTASKLEALFQNLLHRAFSSDLTAEWRKAHMAELFQEMEHQAKVLGLERAVEYEQLGVLE
- a CDS encoding AAA family ATPase, with the protein product MTASAITALHLGNFKAFANLQRIPLKPLTLIYGPNSSGKSSIIHSLLLARHGLETGELDAYSTSIGGDAVDLGGFGQYVYRRDRTNRVEWGLELDPRQLSGPLKEFLQPIDSLTVSITIGLDGDEVRVQSFSLEGDGDEIIYMSARRGGEILRCDRLNYDHPIIAQIIDATVATQTTATQITDTDREAIKAAINELAPEITAQALNWLPPGIIFNLEEGEPTKPKKNWKLRGVLSAAVAAGAITGPVGMTLGAATLAGAAAFTRAMSPIGSGGSGDRQQDLVTVLQFWLIRRLHDLILGISQAIESDFKHFRYLGPFRSYPPRHFGAARQQDPNWDAGGGAAWQTLLTNAKVREKVNYWLSDPERMKTPYELVLRELIAGSDLAADLLPLINEGFQQLAVKLIAHASSFGSETQSEVERLMGDFEASPAHEVHTLPEIEELVSILLDTEEVSESWIKQLTAASSERTVNLVLVDQRSQTPVSHRDVGIGVSQVMPILVSCYALEKAKVAIEQPELHLHPRLQSELADVFIESALGEQKNTFILETHSEHLLLRIMRRMRETYSGTLPEGCLPITPEDVCVLYVDPAGASSIVQEMPLNPRGELVRAWPGGFFEEGLDEVFA
- a CDS encoding 3'-5' exonuclease: MSTPISFNPEQQNVIRHIEGGLLVLAPVGTGKTSVLSERVAEAIKRGISPDRILCLTFTNRAAMEMGDRLAQSLPDVRRQLTIKTFHGLCAWMLRIEAQTIGLPADFVVYDDNDCFDILKSLSCLEKDRDVWNLMGIITDCKSKAHQDQLSLKLTLSDLFTSLDDRIRPIALKYQKTLSDRHALDFADLIFFTRSMLHHMPKVAERWANRFNLVQVDEVQDTHLGEYEIVSHLARKSGNLALIGDLDQTIYAWRGSEPAVVLERFKVEFNSTAYSLSLNYRATQTLLQAASAFANEFNERHTSIEPSPTCAIGEKIMVYTAADETKEAEWIARQVATLAGNSPNFRYSRLAVLTRTHARAQCIASIFAKADIPCVTVEQYQFFMRKEVKDVLAYLRFITNSFDAGAFKRLVTTPSREIGLTTLRSIYREGQPCGFRVTDLALPQPFVNDDPLGAVTEAFLHGTMVVFDVETTGTAVGSDIVEIAAVKLVNGQPMDQFHAYISDATDVGDSEQIHGYDNDFLTQNGHPAQAVLQSFCEFAGKSLLVGHNVGFDIKMVIAHAQKVGIQAPIWQWADTWNLANRFLRAESYSLENLASQLNLASTPNHHAMDDVLTTVQLLGHLVPLIQETASDRVAIYYKYGEKFAPLADEIAHWKALSQTIRPAQLLIHILNSSGLASLYGQAPDRVQNLKQLVVIFRTQDDAALHPDTALRSILEFTALAKNLDHISEQDNQAVIITAHQSKGLEFDHVFVAGMSDGEFPGFYSIENGNVEEEKRLFYVALTRAKKRLHISCFAENRWGSQSPSQFLAALPPALVELSF
- the cas12k gene encoding type V CRISPR-associated protein Cas12k (Type V-K CRISPR systems have also been known as with the large Cas12k protein, has also been known as type V-U5, and Cas12k as C2c5.), whose translation is MSQKTIQCKLVASPATRQHLWMLAAKKNTPLINALIQAVVTHDDFETWRLKGRHPTDAITQLCKSLKTETPFSGQPARFYTSAEKAVNYIFKSWFTLQSRLQRQITGKQMWLTILKSDEELTEMCGQDLDTVQKKAVQILAQLEKAVEIDETEGSQGKSKKDVIRAQLFKKHDGAKQSLIRCATAYLLKNGGKIPDQSEDPEKFAYRRRKAEIQVQRLQDQLEARIPKGRDLTGQAWLSTLLTATTTVPRDNREHKQWQDKLLAQPHTIPFPILFETNTDLVWSQNQAGRLCVRFSGLKEHTFQIFCDQRQLPWFQRFLEDQTTKRASKNQHSSALFTLRSARIFWQESDRKGQPWETHYLTLFCTVDVRLWSAEGTEEVRQEKAVGTARALTRMNENGSLSDTQQSKAKRLTSTLERINSPFDRPSQPRFPGQSHIIAGLSLSWDNPLTLAVWNAKTQEVLVYRSLRQLLGKDYSLFLRQRREQGKQSHDRHKAQRQGKNNQFGTSNVGEHVDRLLAKAVVVTAQQYGAGSIAIPKLDNIREILNAEIQAKAEQKAPGSIEGQKRYAKQYKSSIHKWSYGRLLDQIASKAVQNGLAIEAVKQPLQQNAGEMAKAVAIAAYESRQAIVS